A window of the Gossypium hirsutum isolate 1008001.06 chromosome A05, Gossypium_hirsutum_v2.1, whole genome shotgun sequence genome harbors these coding sequences:
- the LOC107958986 gene encoding protein POLARALIZATION DURING ASYMMETRIC DIVISION AND REDISTRIBUTION isoform X2 — MRMVFKLKPLLLSPFSKSKPSPPLRIADVLLLQDHEEDSLLLMDGSRRIAARLLSALKRGKVAKRVIGDESKEDDVAPPDHETDAPDFSSAEICGKESNFNVGVGCCLLHLIAESKNELQKMKELKIQMENVLQNVKEGLLNTDILVCKNLESNDGDGVDESLGFNSNLTSNKVLFDQSLNCDDAPKDDCLEGMDRLEAELEVELERLLLHLDSGKSSTIPPEKNIKENTVNTTSVRSYNAEVIDPTIEAEEEDRPDSHGGVPPYELERKLHELLETRQEQQIRELETALETARQELREKEGEISWWKETAHLMLKHVKQPSGLKFPVRSTCSPTEVRKKGL; from the exons ATGCGAATGGTGTTTAAGTTAAAGCCCCTGCTTTTGTCTCCTTTCTCTAAATCCAAACCTTCGCCTCCTTTACGCATCGCCGACGTGCTTTTACTTCAAGATCACGAAGAAGACAGCCTCCTTCTCATGGACGGTTCGCGCCGTATCGCTGCTCGCTTGCTCTCTGCTCTTAAGCGTGGGAAGGTGGCGAAGAGGGTTATTGGTGACGAAAGTAAGGAAGATGACGTTGCGCCGCCTGATCACGAAACCGACGCTCCTGATTTCTCATCCG CAGAAATATGTGGGAAGGAATCTAACTTTAATGTGGGAGTAGGGTGTTGTTTGCTCCATCTTATTGCTGAGAGTAAAAATGAACTTCAAAAGATGAAGGAATTGAAGATCCAAATGGAGAATGTTCTTCAAAATGTTAAAGAGGGACTGCTAAATACAGACATACTAGTTTGTAAGAATCTTGAATCAAATGATGGGGATGGGGTCGACGAAAGTTTGGGTTTTAACAGCAACCTTACATCAAATAAAGTATTGTTTGATCAGTCGTTGAATTGTGATGATGCACCAAAAGACGATTGTTTAGAAGGAATGGATAGACTTGAAGCAGAACTTGAAGTTGAGTTAGAACGTTTACTTCTCCATTTGGATTCAGGAAAATCCTCCACAATCCCACCTGAGAAAAACATCAAG GAGAACACTGTTAACACCACTTCAGTGAGAAGCTATAATGCTGAAGTAATCGACCCTACAATTGAGGCAGAGGAAGAAGACCGTCCGGACTCACATGGCGGGGTTCCTCCATATGAACTGGAGAGGAAGTTGCATGAATTACTGGAAACAAGGCAGGAACAACAGATAAGAGAGCTAGAAACTGCTTTGGAAACCGCAAGGCAAGAGCTCCGTGAAAAGGAAGGAGAGATTTCTTGGTGGAAAGAAACCGCACATCTTATGTTAAAACATGTTAAACAACCTTCAGGACTTAAATTTCCAGTACGTTCGACATGCTCACCAACTGAAGTGAGAAAAAAAGGATTGTAA
- the LOC107958986 gene encoding protein POLARALIZATION DURING ASYMMETRIC DIVISION AND REDISTRIBUTION isoform X1 produces MRMVFKLKPLLLSPFSKSKPSPPLRIADVLLLQDHEEDSLLLMDGSRRIAARLLSALKRGKVAKRVIGDESKEDDVAPPDHETDAPDFSSEAEICGKESNFNVGVGCCLLHLIAESKNELQKMKELKIQMENVLQNVKEGLLNTDILVCKNLESNDGDGVDESLGFNSNLTSNKVLFDQSLNCDDAPKDDCLEGMDRLEAELEVELERLLLHLDSGKSSTIPPEKNIKENTVNTTSVRSYNAEVIDPTIEAEEEDRPDSHGGVPPYELERKLHELLETRQEQQIRELETALETARQELREKEGEISWWKETAHLMLKHVKQPSGLKFPVRSTCSPTEVRKKGL; encoded by the exons ATGCGAATGGTGTTTAAGTTAAAGCCCCTGCTTTTGTCTCCTTTCTCTAAATCCAAACCTTCGCCTCCTTTACGCATCGCCGACGTGCTTTTACTTCAAGATCACGAAGAAGACAGCCTCCTTCTCATGGACGGTTCGCGCCGTATCGCTGCTCGCTTGCTCTCTGCTCTTAAGCGTGGGAAGGTGGCGAAGAGGGTTATTGGTGACGAAAGTAAGGAAGATGACGTTGCGCCGCCTGATCACGAAACCGACGCTCCTGATTTCTCATCCG aagCAGAAATATGTGGGAAGGAATCTAACTTTAATGTGGGAGTAGGGTGTTGTTTGCTCCATCTTATTGCTGAGAGTAAAAATGAACTTCAAAAGATGAAGGAATTGAAGATCCAAATGGAGAATGTTCTTCAAAATGTTAAAGAGGGACTGCTAAATACAGACATACTAGTTTGTAAGAATCTTGAATCAAATGATGGGGATGGGGTCGACGAAAGTTTGGGTTTTAACAGCAACCTTACATCAAATAAAGTATTGTTTGATCAGTCGTTGAATTGTGATGATGCACCAAAAGACGATTGTTTAGAAGGAATGGATAGACTTGAAGCAGAACTTGAAGTTGAGTTAGAACGTTTACTTCTCCATTTGGATTCAGGAAAATCCTCCACAATCCCACCTGAGAAAAACATCAAG GAGAACACTGTTAACACCACTTCAGTGAGAAGCTATAATGCTGAAGTAATCGACCCTACAATTGAGGCAGAGGAAGAAGACCGTCCGGACTCACATGGCGGGGTTCCTCCATATGAACTGGAGAGGAAGTTGCATGAATTACTGGAAACAAGGCAGGAACAACAGATAAGAGAGCTAGAAACTGCTTTGGAAACCGCAAGGCAAGAGCTCCGTGAAAAGGAAGGAGAGATTTCTTGGTGGAAAGAAACCGCACATCTTATGTTAAAACATGTTAAACAACCTTCAGGACTTAAATTTCCAGTACGTTCGACATGCTCACCAACTGAAGTGAGAAAAAAAGGATTGTAA
- the LOC107958986 gene encoding protein POLARALIZATION DURING ASYMMETRIC DIVISION AND REDISTRIBUTION isoform X4: MRMVFKLKPLLLSPFSKSKPSPPLRIADVLLLQDHEEDSLLLMDGSRRIAARLLSALKRGKVAKRVIGDESKEDDVAPPDHETDAPDFSSGCCLLHLIAESKNELQKMKELKIQMENVLQNVKEGLLNTDILVCKNLESNDGDGVDESLGFNSNLTSNKVLFDQSLNCDDAPKDDCLEGMDRLEAELEVELERLLLHLDSGKSSTIPPEKNIKENTVNTTSVRSYNAEVIDPTIEAEEEDRPDSHGGVPPYELERKLHELLETRQEQQIRELETALETARQELREKEGEISWWKETAHLMLKHVKQPSGLKFPVRSTCSPTEVRKKGL, encoded by the exons ATGCGAATGGTGTTTAAGTTAAAGCCCCTGCTTTTGTCTCCTTTCTCTAAATCCAAACCTTCGCCTCCTTTACGCATCGCCGACGTGCTTTTACTTCAAGATCACGAAGAAGACAGCCTCCTTCTCATGGACGGTTCGCGCCGTATCGCTGCTCGCTTGCTCTCTGCTCTTAAGCGTGGGAAGGTGGCGAAGAGGGTTATTGGTGACGAAAGTAAGGAAGATGACGTTGCGCCGCCTGATCACGAAACCGACGCTCCTGATTTCTCATCCG GGTGTTGTTTGCTCCATCTTATTGCTGAGAGTAAAAATGAACTTCAAAAGATGAAGGAATTGAAGATCCAAATGGAGAATGTTCTTCAAAATGTTAAAGAGGGACTGCTAAATACAGACATACTAGTTTGTAAGAATCTTGAATCAAATGATGGGGATGGGGTCGACGAAAGTTTGGGTTTTAACAGCAACCTTACATCAAATAAAGTATTGTTTGATCAGTCGTTGAATTGTGATGATGCACCAAAAGACGATTGTTTAGAAGGAATGGATAGACTTGAAGCAGAACTTGAAGTTGAGTTAGAACGTTTACTTCTCCATTTGGATTCAGGAAAATCCTCCACAATCCCACCTGAGAAAAACATCAAG GAGAACACTGTTAACACCACTTCAGTGAGAAGCTATAATGCTGAAGTAATCGACCCTACAATTGAGGCAGAGGAAGAAGACCGTCCGGACTCACATGGCGGGGTTCCTCCATATGAACTGGAGAGGAAGTTGCATGAATTACTGGAAACAAGGCAGGAACAACAGATAAGAGAGCTAGAAACTGCTTTGGAAACCGCAAGGCAAGAGCTCCGTGAAAAGGAAGGAGAGATTTCTTGGTGGAAAGAAACCGCACATCTTATGTTAAAACATGTTAAACAACCTTCAGGACTTAAATTTCCAGTACGTTCGACATGCTCACCAACTGAAGTGAGAAAAAAAGGATTGTAA
- the LOC107958986 gene encoding protein POLARALIZATION DURING ASYMMETRIC DIVISION AND REDISTRIBUTION isoform X3, with amino-acid sequence MRMVFKLKPLLLSPFSKSKPSPPLRIADVLLLQDHEEDSLLLMDGSRRIAARLLSALKRGKVAKRVIGDESKEDDVAPPDHETDAPDFSSEICGKESNFNVGVGCCLLHLIAESKNELQKMKELKIQMENVLQNVKEGLLNTDILVCKNLESNDGDGVDESLGFNSNLTSNKVLFDQSLNCDDAPKDDCLEGMDRLEAELEVELERLLLHLDSGKSSTIPPEKNIKENTVNTTSVRSYNAEVIDPTIEAEEEDRPDSHGGVPPYELERKLHELLETRQEQQIRELETALETARQELREKEGEISWWKETAHLMLKHVKQPSGLKFPVRSTCSPTEVRKKGL; translated from the exons ATGCGAATGGTGTTTAAGTTAAAGCCCCTGCTTTTGTCTCCTTTCTCTAAATCCAAACCTTCGCCTCCTTTACGCATCGCCGACGTGCTTTTACTTCAAGATCACGAAGAAGACAGCCTCCTTCTCATGGACGGTTCGCGCCGTATCGCTGCTCGCTTGCTCTCTGCTCTTAAGCGTGGGAAGGTGGCGAAGAGGGTTATTGGTGACGAAAGTAAGGAAGATGACGTTGCGCCGCCTGATCACGAAACCGACGCTCCTGATTTCTCATCCG AAATATGTGGGAAGGAATCTAACTTTAATGTGGGAGTAGGGTGTTGTTTGCTCCATCTTATTGCTGAGAGTAAAAATGAACTTCAAAAGATGAAGGAATTGAAGATCCAAATGGAGAATGTTCTTCAAAATGTTAAAGAGGGACTGCTAAATACAGACATACTAGTTTGTAAGAATCTTGAATCAAATGATGGGGATGGGGTCGACGAAAGTTTGGGTTTTAACAGCAACCTTACATCAAATAAAGTATTGTTTGATCAGTCGTTGAATTGTGATGATGCACCAAAAGACGATTGTTTAGAAGGAATGGATAGACTTGAAGCAGAACTTGAAGTTGAGTTAGAACGTTTACTTCTCCATTTGGATTCAGGAAAATCCTCCACAATCCCACCTGAGAAAAACATCAAG GAGAACACTGTTAACACCACTTCAGTGAGAAGCTATAATGCTGAAGTAATCGACCCTACAATTGAGGCAGAGGAAGAAGACCGTCCGGACTCACATGGCGGGGTTCCTCCATATGAACTGGAGAGGAAGTTGCATGAATTACTGGAAACAAGGCAGGAACAACAGATAAGAGAGCTAGAAACTGCTTTGGAAACCGCAAGGCAAGAGCTCCGTGAAAAGGAAGGAGAGATTTCTTGGTGGAAAGAAACCGCACATCTTATGTTAAAACATGTTAAACAACCTTCAGGACTTAAATTTCCAGTACGTTCGACATGCTCACCAACTGAAGTGAGAAAAAAAGGATTGTAA
- the LOC107960824 gene encoding chorismate mutase 2-like, giving the protein MVKAESDRESQVLNPAAVSVNVNKKIWDVYFNKLLPLFVSSGDDGNYASTAARDLECLQVLSRRIHYGKLVAEVKFRDEWKHYEPAIRARDKKTLMDLLTAPAVEKAVKKRVAKKARIFGQEVKVGDDSDENKGKYKMDPAVVSRFYGDWVIPLTKDVEVQYLLHRLD; this is encoded by the exons ATGGTAAAAGCAGAGTCCGATAGAGAGAGCCAG GTTTTGAATCCTGCAGCAGTGTCCGTTAACGTAAATAAGAAGATATGGGATGTATATTTCAACAAGCTGCTTCCATTGTTTGTCTCTTCCGGTGATGACGGAAACTATGCCTCAACAGCTGCACGTGATCTTGAGTGCTTACAG GTCCTATCTAGAAGAATACATTACGGAAAACTTGTGGCTGAAGTCAAATTCAGAGATGAATGGAAGCATTATGAACCTGCAATTCGTGCTCGG GATAAAAAAACTCTGATGGATTTATTGACGGCTCCGGCTGTGGAAAAAGCAGTAAAGAAGAGGGTGGCGAAGAAGGCAAGGATATTTGGGCAGGAAGTGAAGGTGGGTGATGATAGTGATGAGAATAAAGGGAAGTACAAGATGGATCCAGCTGTTGTTTCCAGATTCTATGGAGACTGGGTCATTCCCCTAACAAAGGATGTTGAAGTCCAGTACCTCCTCCATCGCCTTGACTGA
- the LOC107958985 gene encoding 3-hydroxyisobutyryl-CoA hydrolase-like protein 2, mitochondrial isoform X2, protein MLYMVISRSRSLKIIVYFLGFYFSSVLVEGRAKSRAAILNRPSALNALTASMAARLKRLYESWEENPDIGFVLMKGNGRAFCSGVDTVAPHRLLNEGKVYECKRFFETLYKFVYLQGTYLKPHVAILDGITMGCGGGISLPGMFRLVTDKTVFSHPETQLGFHPDAGASFYLSRLPGYLGEYLALTGDKLNGVEMIACGLATHYCLNARLPWIEERLGNLMNDDPAVIDSSLAQYGDLVYPDRSSILRRIETVDKCFSHDTAEEIIDSLENEAAGAYDDWCKTVLRKMKEASPLSLKVTLRSIREGRFQSLDQCLAREYRISLAWISKSVSNDFTEGVRARLVDKDFAPKWYPASLEEVSKDMVEYYFTPLGELEPELVLPTSLREPYI, encoded by the exons ATGCTCTATATGGTGATTTCGAGGAGCAGGTCTTTGAAGATAATTGTCTACTTtctgggtttttatttttcttct GTTTTAGTGGAAGGAAGAGCTAAATCAAGAGCAGCCATTCTCAACAGACCTTCTGCTCTCAATGCACTTACCGCCTCGATG gcAGCTCGGCTGAAGAGATTGTATGAATCATGGGAAGAAAACCCTGATATTGGTTTTGTCTTAATGAAG GGCAATGGCAGGGCTTTCTGTTCTGGGGTTGATACTGTTGCTCCCCATCGCTTACTTAATGAAG GGAAAGTTTATGAATGTAAAAGGTTTTTTGAGACGCTATATAAGTTTGTATATCTACAAGGAACATATTTGAAGCCGCAT GTGGCAATCTTGGATGGAATAACAATGGGGTGTGGAGGTGGAATTTCTTTGCCAGGGATGTTTAGATTAGTGACTGATAAAACT GTTTTTTCTCATCCAGAGACTCAACTGGGGTTCCATCCTGATGCAGGGGCTTCATTTTATCTTTCTCGCCTACCTGGTTACTTAG GGGAATATTTAGCTCTAACAGGAGACAAGCTTAATGGTGTTGAAATGATTGCCTGTGGCCTTGCTACCCACTATTGCTTAAATGCT AGGCTTCCTTGGATTGAAGAGCGTCTTGGCAACTTGATGAATGATGATCCAGCTGTCATAGATTCTTCTCTTGCACAATATGGTGACCTTGTTTATCCTGATAGGAGCAGCATTCTTCGCAG GATTGAGACAGTTGATAAATGTTTCAGCCATGACACTGCTGAGGAAATTATTGATTCTCTG GAAAATGAAGCAGCTGGAGCTTATGATGATTGGTGCAAGACAGTGCTGAGAAAAATGAAAGAAGCCTCaccattgagcttgaaagttacTCTAAGATCC ATACGAGAAGGTAGATTTCAATCACTTGATCAGTGTCTGGCACGTGAATATCGGATTTCCCTTGCCTGGATCTCCAAATCGGTCTCTAATGATTTCACTGAG GGTGTTCGGGCTAGGTTAGTGGACAAGGATTTTGCTCCCAAG TGGTACCCCGCAAGCCTGGAAGAGGTTAGTAAAGACATGGTTGAGTACTACTTTACGCCACTCGGGGAATTAGAGCCTGAACTGGTGCTGCCAACTTCACTAAGAGAACCTTACATCTAA
- the LOC107958985 gene encoding 3-hydroxyisobutyryl-CoA hydrolase-like protein 2, mitochondrial isoform X1, with amino-acid sequence MQRVKAVLKARHSFQRLGILYHQRCFSAQPNYALYGDFEEQVLVEGRAKSRAAILNRPSALNALTASMAARLKRLYESWEENPDIGFVLMKGNGRAFCSGVDTVAPHRLLNEGKVYECKRFFETLYKFVYLQGTYLKPHVAILDGITMGCGGGISLPGMFRLVTDKTVFSHPETQLGFHPDAGASFYLSRLPGYLGEYLALTGDKLNGVEMIACGLATHYCLNARLPWIEERLGNLMNDDPAVIDSSLAQYGDLVYPDRSSILRRIETVDKCFSHDTAEEIIDSLENEAAGAYDDWCKTVLRKMKEASPLSLKVTLRSIREGRFQSLDQCLAREYRISLAWISKSVSNDFTEGVRARLVDKDFAPKWYPASLEEVSKDMVEYYFTPLGELEPELVLPTSLREPYI; translated from the exons ATGCAGAGAGTGAAGGCTGTATTAAAAGCTAGGCATTCATTTCAAAGACTTGGGATCCTCTATCATCAAAGATGTTTCTCTGCTCAGCCCAACTATGCTCTATATGGTGATTTCGAGGAGCAG GTTTTAGTGGAAGGAAGAGCTAAATCAAGAGCAGCCATTCTCAACAGACCTTCTGCTCTCAATGCACTTACCGCCTCGATG gcAGCTCGGCTGAAGAGATTGTATGAATCATGGGAAGAAAACCCTGATATTGGTTTTGTCTTAATGAAG GGCAATGGCAGGGCTTTCTGTTCTGGGGTTGATACTGTTGCTCCCCATCGCTTACTTAATGAAG GGAAAGTTTATGAATGTAAAAGGTTTTTTGAGACGCTATATAAGTTTGTATATCTACAAGGAACATATTTGAAGCCGCAT GTGGCAATCTTGGATGGAATAACAATGGGGTGTGGAGGTGGAATTTCTTTGCCAGGGATGTTTAGATTAGTGACTGATAAAACT GTTTTTTCTCATCCAGAGACTCAACTGGGGTTCCATCCTGATGCAGGGGCTTCATTTTATCTTTCTCGCCTACCTGGTTACTTAG GGGAATATTTAGCTCTAACAGGAGACAAGCTTAATGGTGTTGAAATGATTGCCTGTGGCCTTGCTACCCACTATTGCTTAAATGCT AGGCTTCCTTGGATTGAAGAGCGTCTTGGCAACTTGATGAATGATGATCCAGCTGTCATAGATTCTTCTCTTGCACAATATGGTGACCTTGTTTATCCTGATAGGAGCAGCATTCTTCGCAG GATTGAGACAGTTGATAAATGTTTCAGCCATGACACTGCTGAGGAAATTATTGATTCTCTG GAAAATGAAGCAGCTGGAGCTTATGATGATTGGTGCAAGACAGTGCTGAGAAAAATGAAAGAAGCCTCaccattgagcttgaaagttacTCTAAGATCC ATACGAGAAGGTAGATTTCAATCACTTGATCAGTGTCTGGCACGTGAATATCGGATTTCCCTTGCCTGGATCTCCAAATCGGTCTCTAATGATTTCACTGAG GGTGTTCGGGCTAGGTTAGTGGACAAGGATTTTGCTCCCAAG TGGTACCCCGCAAGCCTGGAAGAGGTTAGTAAAGACATGGTTGAGTACTACTTTACGCCACTCGGGGAATTAGAGCCTGAACTGGTGCTGCCAACTTCACTAAGAGAACCTTACATCTAA
- the LOC107958985 gene encoding 3-hydroxyisobutyryl-CoA hydrolase-like protein 2, mitochondrial isoform X3 produces MAARLKRLYESWEENPDIGFVLMKGNGRAFCSGVDTVAPHRLLNEGKVYECKRFFETLYKFVYLQGTYLKPHVAILDGITMGCGGGISLPGMFRLVTDKTVFSHPETQLGFHPDAGASFYLSRLPGYLGEYLALTGDKLNGVEMIACGLATHYCLNARLPWIEERLGNLMNDDPAVIDSSLAQYGDLVYPDRSSILRRIETVDKCFSHDTAEEIIDSLENEAAGAYDDWCKTVLRKMKEASPLSLKVTLRSIREGRFQSLDQCLAREYRISLAWISKSVSNDFTEGVRARLVDKDFAPKWYPASLEEVSKDMVEYYFTPLGELEPELVLPTSLREPYI; encoded by the exons ATG gcAGCTCGGCTGAAGAGATTGTATGAATCATGGGAAGAAAACCCTGATATTGGTTTTGTCTTAATGAAG GGCAATGGCAGGGCTTTCTGTTCTGGGGTTGATACTGTTGCTCCCCATCGCTTACTTAATGAAG GGAAAGTTTATGAATGTAAAAGGTTTTTTGAGACGCTATATAAGTTTGTATATCTACAAGGAACATATTTGAAGCCGCAT GTGGCAATCTTGGATGGAATAACAATGGGGTGTGGAGGTGGAATTTCTTTGCCAGGGATGTTTAGATTAGTGACTGATAAAACT GTTTTTTCTCATCCAGAGACTCAACTGGGGTTCCATCCTGATGCAGGGGCTTCATTTTATCTTTCTCGCCTACCTGGTTACTTAG GGGAATATTTAGCTCTAACAGGAGACAAGCTTAATGGTGTTGAAATGATTGCCTGTGGCCTTGCTACCCACTATTGCTTAAATGCT AGGCTTCCTTGGATTGAAGAGCGTCTTGGCAACTTGATGAATGATGATCCAGCTGTCATAGATTCTTCTCTTGCACAATATGGTGACCTTGTTTATCCTGATAGGAGCAGCATTCTTCGCAG GATTGAGACAGTTGATAAATGTTTCAGCCATGACACTGCTGAGGAAATTATTGATTCTCTG GAAAATGAAGCAGCTGGAGCTTATGATGATTGGTGCAAGACAGTGCTGAGAAAAATGAAAGAAGCCTCaccattgagcttgaaagttacTCTAAGATCC ATACGAGAAGGTAGATTTCAATCACTTGATCAGTGTCTGGCACGTGAATATCGGATTTCCCTTGCCTGGATCTCCAAATCGGTCTCTAATGATTTCACTGAG GGTGTTCGGGCTAGGTTAGTGGACAAGGATTTTGCTCCCAAG TGGTACCCCGCAAGCCTGGAAGAGGTTAGTAAAGACATGGTTGAGTACTACTTTACGCCACTCGGGGAATTAGAGCCTGAACTGGTGCTGCCAACTTCACTAAGAGAACCTTACATCTAA
- the LOC107958984 gene encoding LOW QUALITY PROTEIN: BTB/POZ domain-containing protein NPY1 (The sequence of the model RefSeq protein was modified relative to this genomic sequence to represent the inferred CDS: inserted 2 bases in 2 codons), producing MKFMKLGSKPDTFQADGKCIRYVISDLATDVTIIVGEVKFHLHKFPLMSKSNRLQKLVLKASEENSDEIDMVDFPGGPKAFEICAKFCYGMTVTLNAYNVVAARCAAEYLEMTEDVDRGNLIFKIEVFINSSILRSWKDSIIVLQTTKSLLPWSENLKIVGRCIDSIASKTSVDPANVTWSYTYNRKLXGPEIIVKGGMKYQEKIESVPKDWWVEDVCELEIFLYKRVMTAVKSKGRMDGAIIGEALKXYAVRWLPDSVDALISDVHSWRNKLLVETIVCLLPSDKGVSCSCSFLLKLLKVAILVGVDDSAREDLMNRISLKLHEASVKDLLIPARSPQTTIYDVGMVHSIVNQCMINKKCSQDLDLGKNDVGCTDFVLGHGSLLSVGKMIDGYLEEIARDPNLSLASFIDLARSIPEFARPVHDGLYKAIDMYLKEHLSLTKSERRELCSLMDVKKLTMDASMHAAQNDRLPLRVVVQVLFFEQVRASAGVQSLKNNPRDASRSTTNTEEEWEKTAAEDCNSIKKQMNQTKIKESEFPKNGKFLKKDSKNSKSGMQLLPSRSRRIFDKLWVVGKGHGENKSSETSGSSQSPTSMVPGDTKSAASSAKHRRHSIS from the exons atgaaGTTTATGAAGCTTGGCTCGAAACCTGACACCTTCCAAGCTGATGGCAAATGCATCCG GTATGTCATATCTGATTTGGCAACAGATGTCACCATCATTGTTGGTGAAGTGAAATTTCACCTTCACAAG TTTCCTCTAATGTCTAAGAGCAATCGATTGCAAAAGCTAGTTCTGAAGGCTAGTGAAGAGAACTCTGATGAAATTGATATGGTTGATTTTCCTGGAGGACCAAAAGCTTTTGAAATTTGTGCGAAATTCTGCTATGGAATGACCGTTACTTTAAATGCTTACAATGTTGTGGCTGCTCGTTGTGCGGCTGAATACTTAGAGATGACCGAGGATGTTGATCGAGGTAACCTGATTTTCAAAATTGAAGTATTCATCAACTCTAGCATATTACGTAGCTGGAAAGATTCCATCATTGTTCTACAAACCACCAAGTCTCTTCTACCATGGTCTGAAAACCTGAAGATTGTTGGAAGGTGCATTGATTCCATTGCATCTAAAACCTCTGTGGATCCTGCAAACGTCACTTGGTCCTACACGTATAACCGGAAGT TTGGCCCTGAAATAATAGTCAAGGGTGGTATGAAATACCAAGAGAAGATTGAATCTGTTCCAAAGGATTGGTGGGTTGAAGACGTATGTGAGCTAGAGATTTTTCTGTACAAACGAGTCATGACTGCTGTGAAATCAAAGGGAAGAATGGATGGTGCAATCATCGGTGAGGCACTCA CTTACGCTGTCAGATGGTTGCCAGATTCTGTTGATGCCTTGATTTCTGATGTACATTCCTGGAGAAACAAATTACTGGTGGAAACAATTGTATGCTTATTGCCTTCAGATAAGGGTGTGAGTTGTTCATGTAGTTTCTTGCTGAAGCTGTTGAAAGTTGCCATTTTGGTTGGGGTGGATGATTCAGCGAGGGAAGATTTAATGAATAGGATAAGTTTAAAGTTGCATGAAGCTTCTGTCAAGGATTTATTAATCCCAGCACGGTCTCCTCAAACAACCATTTATGATGTTGGGATGGTGCATTCTATTGTGAATCAGTGTATGATCAATAAGAAGTGCAGTCAAGATTTGGATCTTGGAAAGAATGATGTGGGATGTACTGATTTTGTTCTAGGGCATGGATCATTGTTGAGTGTTGGTAAAATGATTGATGGGTATCTTGAAGAAATTGCACGAGATCCGAATCTCTCCCTTGCCAGTTTCATTGACTTGGCTCGGTCTATCCCTGAGTTTGCTAGACCGGTTCATGATGGACTCTATAAAGCCATTGACATGTACCTCAAG GAGCATCTGAGCTTGACGAAGTCTGAAAGAAGGGAACTGTGTAGCCTGATGGATGTGAAGAAGTTGACAATGGATGCGTCAATGCATGCTGCACAGAACGATAGACTCCCACTTCGGGTTGTAGTTCAAGTTCTCTTCTTTGAACAGGTTAGAGCTTCAGCAGGAGTTCAATCACTTAAAAACAATCCCCGCGATGCTTCCCGTTCCACTACGAACACCGAGGAAGAATGGGAAAAAACTGCAGCTGAAGATTGCAACTCCATCAAGAAACAGATGAATCAGACCAAGATAAAAGAGAGTGAATTCcccaaaaatggtaaatttttgaaGAAGGATAGCAAAAACAGTAAAAGTGGGATGCAGCTGCTGCCATCTCGATCAAGAAGAATATTTGACAAGTTGTGGGTTGTGGGAAAAGGGCATGGGGAGAACAAAAGTTCCGAGACCTCTGGAAGTTCGCAAAGCCCGACCTCGATGGTTCCAGGGGATACGAAGTCCGCGGCTTCATCTGCCAAACACAGGAGGCATTCTATTTCGTAG